The Microbacterium sp. SORGH_AS_0862 genome has a segment encoding these proteins:
- a CDS encoding ABC transporter permease, with product MATTTDPTLTTRSIVTARAESFGRIFLHGGTVVALIVLVVFFFAMRPDVFLTFTNVKNILYQVSILAIIAGAQTIVMVVGDFDLSVGATSALAGAVAASMMINGVPVTAAVAVAILVGLLVGLVNGVLIAYVNLSAFVATLATMTSVVGLAYLVTAGTTLFNLPPEFNSMGQGKLFEIPIPVYIAIVISLLLWFVLRFTTMGRRWYATGGNVEVSRLSGINVRRARLIAFTAAGAISALGGVLLAARLGSASAVQGSDNMMFSVAAVFLGMTVVRSGAANLGGTMVGVAIIGVMSNGLNILGVNAYVQQVVTGLIIIAAVTLSSLRHRER from the coding sequence ATGGCCACCACCACGGACCCCACGCTCACCACGCGCAGCATCGTGACCGCGCGCGCCGAGTCGTTCGGGCGCATCTTCCTGCACGGCGGCACGGTCGTCGCCCTCATCGTGCTCGTCGTCTTCTTCTTCGCGATGCGCCCCGATGTGTTCCTGACCTTCACGAACGTGAAGAACATCCTGTACCAGGTGTCGATCCTCGCGATCATCGCCGGGGCGCAGACCATCGTCATGGTCGTCGGCGACTTCGACCTGTCGGTGGGCGCCACATCCGCGCTCGCCGGCGCGGTCGCCGCATCCATGATGATCAACGGCGTCCCGGTGACGGCCGCGGTGGCCGTCGCGATCCTCGTGGGTCTGCTCGTCGGGCTCGTGAACGGCGTGCTCATCGCGTACGTCAACCTCTCGGCCTTCGTCGCGACGCTCGCCACGATGACCTCCGTGGTCGGTCTCGCGTACCTCGTGACCGCGGGGACGACGCTGTTCAACCTGCCGCCGGAGTTCAACTCCATGGGGCAGGGGAAGCTGTTCGAGATCCCGATCCCCGTCTACATCGCGATCGTCATCTCGCTGCTGCTGTGGTTCGTCCTGCGCTTCACGACGATGGGGCGGCGCTGGTACGCGACCGGCGGCAACGTCGAGGTCTCGCGCCTGTCCGGCATCAACGTGCGCCGGGCCCGGCTCATCGCGTTCACGGCGGCCGGGGCGATCTCGGCTCTCGGTGGCGTGCTGCTGGCGGCGCGCCTCGGGAGCGCGAGCGCCGTGCAGGGCAGCGACAACATGATGTTCTCCGTCGCCGCCGTCTTCCTCGGCATGACGGTCGTCCGCTCGGGAGCCGCGAACCTCGGCGGCACCATGGTCGGCGTCGCGATCATCGGCGTCATGAGCAACGGCCTGAACATCCTCGGCGTCAACGCCTACGTGCAGCAGGTCGTCACGGGCCTCATCATCATCGCCGCGGTGACGCTGTCGTCGCTGCGGCACCGCGAGCGCTGA
- a CDS encoding sugar ABC transporter ATP-binding protein codes for MTTALEREAAPVETAPALEARDIVKRFDGVHALKGARLSVLPGEIHALLGENGAGKSTLIKVVTGLYAPDGGTILRSGQEVEFQSVRTARGEGIVALYQELSIIPSLTVAENILLGEQTPRRGGVVNWRELRRRAKAQLDSINQRIPLGKLAGDLSPVQQTMVAFARALATDARVLILDEPTASLTDTEITDLFAVLRSLRERGVAIVYVSHRLEEVFELCDRLTIMRNGETIITKDVADSHIDEVISLMVGREAGQLYPERGSGGGDVVLRVEGLTGRRVQDVSFEVRAGEVLGIGGLAGAGRSELLRILAGAQKHQNGTITVGEKTLPRSPGVGRALAAGIALVPEERRSQGVILGASIQDNITIANLSSVSSVGVVSQARIADIARRGMSDLQIKARSPRQSVGELSGGNQQKVVLAKMLERQPAVLLMDEPTRGIDVGTKAEIYRLIRRLAATGTAVIAVSSELPELIGMSDRVVIMHEGRISGQVDAAEADDELLLSYCYGKSE; via the coding sequence ATGACCACCGCACTGGAACGGGAAGCGGCGCCGGTGGAGACCGCCCCTGCGCTCGAAGCCCGTGACATCGTCAAGCGCTTCGACGGTGTCCACGCCCTGAAGGGCGCCCGGCTGTCCGTGCTCCCCGGCGAGATCCACGCCCTGCTCGGCGAGAACGGCGCGGGCAAATCCACGCTGATCAAGGTCGTGACGGGGCTGTACGCCCCCGACGGCGGCACCATCCTGCGCTCAGGCCAGGAGGTCGAGTTCCAGAGCGTGCGCACCGCCCGCGGCGAGGGGATCGTCGCGCTCTACCAGGAGCTGTCCATCATCCCGTCGCTGACCGTGGCCGAGAACATCCTGCTGGGTGAGCAGACGCCGCGCCGCGGGGGCGTCGTCAACTGGCGGGAGCTCCGCCGGCGGGCGAAAGCGCAGCTGGACAGCATCAACCAGCGCATCCCGCTGGGCAAGCTCGCCGGTGACCTGTCGCCCGTGCAGCAGACGATGGTCGCCTTCGCCCGCGCCCTCGCCACCGACGCGCGGGTGCTCATCCTGGACGAGCCGACCGCATCGCTCACGGACACCGAGATCACCGACCTGTTCGCGGTGCTGCGATCCCTGCGCGAGCGGGGCGTCGCCATCGTCTACGTCTCGCACCGCCTCGAGGAGGTCTTCGAGCTGTGCGACCGGCTGACCATCATGCGCAACGGCGAGACCATCATCACGAAGGATGTGGCCGACTCGCACATCGACGAGGTCATCTCGCTCATGGTCGGTCGCGAGGCGGGTCAGCTCTATCCCGAGCGCGGCTCGGGCGGCGGAGACGTCGTCCTGCGCGTCGAGGGCCTGACCGGCCGTCGCGTGCAGGATGTGTCGTTCGAGGTGCGTGCCGGCGAGGTCCTCGGCATCGGCGGACTGGCCGGCGCGGGACGCAGCGAACTGCTGCGCATCCTCGCCGGAGCGCAGAAGCACCAGAACGGCACGATCACGGTGGGGGAGAAGACCCTGCCGCGCTCGCCCGGGGTGGGTCGTGCGCTCGCCGCGGGCATCGCCCTCGTTCCGGAGGAACGTCGCAGCCAGGGCGTGATCCTGGGCGCGTCGATCCAGGACAACATCACGATCGCGAACCTCTCCTCGGTGAGCTCGGTCGGCGTCGTCTCCCAGGCGCGCATCGCCGACATCGCCCGCCGCGGGATGTCGGATCTGCAGATCAAGGCGCGCAGCCCCCGCCAGAGCGTGGGCGAGCTGTCGGGCGGCAACCAGCAGAAGGTCGTGCTCGCCAAGATGCTCGAGCGTCAGCCCGCCGTCCTGCTCATGGACGAGCCCACGCGCGGGATCGATGTCGGCACCAAGGCCGAGATCTACCGTCTCATCCGCCGGCTGGCGGCGACCGGCACCGCCGTGATCGCCGTCAGCTCCGAACTCCCCGAGCTCATCGGCATGAGCGACCGCGTCGTCATCATGCACGAGGGCCGTATCTCCGGACAGGTCGACGCGGCGGAGGCCGACGACGAGCTGCTCCTCTCCTACTGCTACGGAAAGTCAGAGTGA
- a CDS encoding zinc-binding dehydrogenase, translated as MRTVAVTRIGNLRDPDEAARGRIGVVDMPQPELGPEDVRIRVAYAAICGSDPHLAEGFFGTEVPIGLGHEVSGVIEALGERAGRGGLRVGDRVAGNFLRFCGSCRPCQDGRQQFCEHIQDYNRPGMAETVTWHESQVYRLPDSVSLLEGCLLEPTSVAVRIADKTRIRVGDRVVVCGGGPIGQLTVQVMARYGATALTMIEPIADRRGMARRHGAQYTIDPTSENQAAVADELTEGRGYDVVIDASGSTRATRGLLDLAAKGGTVVYGAMYPSDYELPLNISDYLYLKELTLTGVFVSPYAFPRALNLLPHLDLAEFTQAVFPLEQAAEAFEAHLTGRHPKVIIACNDEARLGGLS; from the coding sequence ATGCGTACCGTCGCCGTCACGCGCATCGGCAACCTGCGCGATCCCGATGAGGCCGCCCGCGGCCGCATCGGCGTCGTCGACATGCCGCAGCCCGAGCTGGGCCCGGAGGACGTCCGCATCCGCGTCGCCTACGCCGCCATCTGCGGGTCCGACCCTCACCTGGCCGAGGGCTTCTTCGGCACCGAGGTCCCGATCGGACTCGGGCACGAGGTCTCCGGCGTCATCGAGGCGCTGGGGGAGCGCGCCGGGCGAGGTGGTCTCCGCGTCGGCGACCGGGTCGCCGGCAACTTCCTCCGCTTCTGCGGCTCGTGCCGACCGTGTCAGGACGGACGTCAGCAGTTCTGCGAGCACATCCAGGACTACAACCGTCCGGGTATGGCCGAGACGGTCACCTGGCACGAGTCGCAGGTCTACCGCCTGCCCGACAGCGTCAGCCTGCTCGAAGGATGCCTGCTGGAGCCCACCTCCGTCGCCGTGCGCATCGCCGACAAGACCCGCATCCGTGTCGGCGACCGTGTCGTCGTCTGCGGCGGCGGGCCGATCGGGCAGCTCACGGTACAGGTCATGGCCCGCTACGGCGCGACCGCCCTCACGATGATCGAGCCGATCGCGGACCGGCGGGGGATGGCGAGGCGTCACGGCGCGCAGTACACGATCGACCCCACGAGCGAGAACCAGGCCGCGGTCGCCGACGAGCTCACCGAGGGTCGCGGCTACGACGTCGTGATCGACGCGTCGGGATCGACCCGCGCCACCCGCGGACTGCTCGACCTGGCAGCCAAGGGCGGCACGGTCGTCTACGGGGCGATGTACCCGAGCGACTACGAGCTGCCGCTGAACATATCGGACTACCTCTACCTGAAGGAGCTGACGCTCACGGGCGTCTTCGTCTCGCCGTACGCGTTCCCGCGTGCGTTGAACCTGCTTCCGCACCTCGACCTGGCTGAGTTCACACAGGCCGTCTTCCCGCTCGAGCAGGCCGCGGAGGCGTTCGAGGCGCACCTCACCGGTCGCCACCCGAAGGTCATCATCGCCTGCAACGACGAGGCCCGGCTCGGAGGTCTGTCATGA
- a CDS encoding transketolase family protein, giving the protein MPVTFTFGEFLGARSVIGSTLAELGAEYENLWVLTPDIGATLVEFRDTFPDRFIDVGLAEQACVGIAAGLAYDGNIPVVSGMLPFLSMRALEQVRTDVCYPNLPVKIIGTHGGLVGNGGSTHYAVEDLALMCALTNMTVTSIGDPLMVGEIIRQSMTMQGPIYIRLAVGKKDKVLYEPGQHEVRIGKGIVAREGTDATIFTHGTTVAQALDAADELAADGRSVRVVDMFTLKPIDEELIVRSAAETGGRFVVLEDHLAYGGLATRVADVVADRGIRLTAFERLGIPQVYAGFGEDEQLRDKYGYGLSATTAALRRVIAAEG; this is encoded by the coding sequence ATGCCTGTGACCTTCACTTTCGGAGAGTTCCTCGGAGCAAGGTCGGTGATCGGCTCGACGCTCGCGGAGCTCGGTGCCGAGTACGAGAACCTGTGGGTGCTCACCCCCGACATCGGTGCGACCCTCGTGGAGTTCCGCGACACCTTCCCCGACCGGTTCATCGATGTCGGACTCGCCGAGCAGGCGTGCGTCGGGATCGCAGCCGGCCTCGCCTACGACGGCAACATCCCCGTGGTCTCCGGCATGCTCCCCTTCCTCAGCATGCGCGCCCTCGAGCAGGTGCGCACCGACGTCTGCTACCCGAACCTGCCGGTGAAGATCATCGGCACGCACGGCGGACTCGTCGGCAACGGCGGATCGACGCACTACGCGGTCGAGGACCTCGCGCTCATGTGCGCCCTGACGAACATGACCGTCACCTCGATCGGCGACCCGCTCATGGTCGGGGAGATCATCCGGCAGTCGATGACGATGCAGGGGCCCATCTACATCCGCCTCGCCGTCGGCAAGAAGGACAAGGTGCTCTACGAGCCGGGTCAGCACGAGGTGCGCATCGGCAAGGGCATCGTCGCGCGCGAGGGCACCGACGCGACGATCTTCACGCACGGCACGACCGTCGCGCAGGCGCTGGACGCCGCGGACGAGCTGGCTGCGGACGGCCGCTCGGTGCGCGTGGTCGACATGTTCACGCTGAAGCCGATCGACGAGGAGCTCATCGTGCGATCCGCCGCAGAGACGGGCGGGCGCTTCGTCGTGCTCGAGGATCACCTCGCCTACGGCGGCCTCGCCACCCGCGTCGCCGACGTGGTGGCCGACCGGGGCATCCGTCTGACGGCGTTCGAGCGACTCGGCATCCCGCAGGTCTACGCGGGCTTCGGCGAGGACGAGCAGCTGCGCGACAAGTACGGTTACGGGCTGTCGGCGACGACCGCGGCGCTGCGTCGCGTGATCGCGGCCGAGGGGTGA
- a CDS encoding transketolase, which translates to MSSSPLQTDQRPNVAELEDLAFELRRKLLQLCGTYEGAVHIGGDLSSADVFTALFHYGLNVDPTDIANPERDRFVLSKGHAAVCMYIAMAMRGFFSYEGIVDTYGQLDSAYGMHPCKVQLPGVEASTGSLGHGLPLAVGMALSARHRGDAHRVFTLLGDGETGEGSVWEAVMAGRSNHLGNLVAFVDRNRQLMTSFAEERVAFEPYPDKWRAFGWNVVHVDGHDMAQLVEALDALPEPDSETPTVIIAETIKGKGVDFMERNLAWHAGSLGAADLERALAALTASREKESV; encoded by the coding sequence ATGAGCAGTTCCCCCCTGCAGACGGACCAGCGTCCGAACGTGGCCGAACTGGAGGATCTGGCGTTCGAGCTGCGGCGCAAGCTCCTGCAGCTGTGCGGCACCTACGAGGGCGCCGTCCACATCGGAGGAGACCTGTCCTCGGCGGACGTCTTCACCGCTCTCTTCCACTACGGCCTGAACGTCGACCCGACCGACATCGCCAACCCCGAGCGCGACCGCTTCGTGCTCAGCAAGGGCCACGCCGCCGTCTGCATGTACATCGCGATGGCGATGCGCGGCTTCTTCTCCTACGAAGGCATCGTCGACACCTACGGCCAGCTCGACAGCGCGTACGGCATGCACCCGTGCAAGGTGCAGCTGCCGGGTGTGGAGGCGTCGACGGGCTCGCTCGGCCATGGTCTTCCCCTCGCCGTGGGCATGGCGCTCAGCGCCCGCCACCGCGGCGACGCCCACCGCGTGTTCACCCTCCTCGGTGACGGGGAGACCGGCGAAGGGTCGGTCTGGGAGGCGGTCATGGCCGGTCGCAGCAACCACCTCGGCAACCTCGTCGCCTTCGTCGACCGCAACCGCCAGCTGATGACGAGCTTCGCGGAGGAGCGTGTCGCGTTCGAGCCCTACCCGGACAAGTGGCGCGCCTTCGGGTGGAACGTCGTGCACGTCGACGGCCACGACATGGCACAGCTGGTCGAGGCGCTCGACGCCCTGCCGGAGCCCGACAGCGAGACGCCCACCGTCATCATCGCCGAGACGATCAAGGGCAAGGGCGTCGACTTCATGGAGCGCAACCTCGCCTGGCACGCCGGATCGCTCGGCGCCGCCGACCTCGAACGCGCCCTCGCGGCGCTCACCGCCTCGCGTGAGAAGGAGTCCGTCTGA
- a CDS encoding aldehyde dehydrogenase family protein gives MSSSIAQTSAGVRTGLYIGGAERFTDDVLQIADPGKPGVVVGEAAAASPADVADAVAAASAAFGSWSALSAAERADAMAAAIAGVADERDTDAAVLSQENGKIRFEGWVDALVFEIRWNLALMLKDEVEKGHTLPVVPGAIPVTTEVAYQPLGVVTIIVPFNWPIAILGAALPHALLAGNTAIVKPPPSAPMATTRVVQRIAEKLPPGVLNVVTGRDENMSELIQSPDVAKVCFTGSVNGGKRIMQMAAQTLTRVTLELGGNDAAVFLEDAILDDAHLDRLYAAIYDTTGQICMNAKRVFVHRSRLDELVAGLEARLEKVVIGYGLDEGTTMGPLHQPAQKAFVEEIIQEAKDAGADVREYGTLPGGELAGGNFLRPAIVVDPDPSLRVVTQEQFGPVIPIIPFDSEEEAVALANDTWGGLCGSVWTASPESAQRVGSQLVCGYVWVNDHGATRLDLRAPFGGMKQSGFGREQGIEGVRAFQDTRSIATIDPEALAAMAH, from the coding sequence ATGTCGAGTTCGATCGCCCAGACGTCCGCCGGAGTGCGGACAGGGCTCTACATCGGAGGCGCGGAGCGCTTCACCGATGACGTTCTACAGATCGCCGACCCGGGCAAGCCCGGAGTCGTCGTCGGCGAGGCTGCTGCGGCCTCGCCGGCGGATGTCGCCGACGCGGTCGCCGCCGCATCCGCCGCCTTCGGGTCGTGGAGCGCACTGTCGGCGGCGGAGCGCGCGGACGCGATGGCCGCAGCCATCGCCGGCGTCGCCGACGAGCGCGACACGGACGCCGCCGTCCTGTCGCAGGAGAACGGCAAGATCCGCTTCGAGGGGTGGGTGGATGCCCTCGTCTTCGAGATCCGGTGGAACCTCGCCCTCATGCTGAAGGACGAGGTCGAGAAGGGGCACACGCTCCCCGTGGTCCCCGGCGCGATCCCCGTGACGACGGAGGTGGCCTACCAGCCGCTGGGCGTCGTCACGATCATCGTGCCCTTCAACTGGCCGATCGCCATCCTCGGCGCGGCGCTGCCCCATGCACTGCTCGCGGGCAACACCGCGATCGTGAAGCCGCCGCCCTCCGCGCCGATGGCGACGACCCGCGTGGTGCAGCGCATCGCCGAGAAGCTGCCGCCCGGGGTCCTCAACGTGGTCACGGGCCGCGACGAGAACATGTCGGAGCTCATCCAGAGCCCCGACGTCGCGAAGGTCTGTTTCACCGGCAGCGTGAACGGCGGAAAGCGCATCATGCAGATGGCCGCGCAGACCCTCACGCGGGTGACGCTCGAGCTCGGCGGCAACGACGCGGCGGTGTTCCTCGAGGACGCCATCCTCGACGACGCGCACCTCGACCGCCTCTACGCCGCGATCTACGACACCACGGGTCAGATCTGCATGAACGCCAAGCGCGTGTTCGTGCACCGCTCGCGTCTCGACGAGCTGGTCGCGGGGCTCGAAGCACGCCTCGAGAAGGTCGTGATCGGCTACGGACTCGACGAGGGCACGACCATGGGCCCGCTCCATCAGCCGGCGCAGAAGGCCTTCGTCGAGGAGATCATCCAGGAGGCGAAGGATGCCGGCGCCGACGTGCGCGAGTACGGCACCCTTCCCGGGGGCGAGCTCGCTGGCGGCAACTTCCTGCGTCCGGCGATCGTCGTCGACCCCGACCCGTCGCTGCGCGTGGTGACCCAGGAACAGTTCGGCCCGGTCATCCCGATCATCCCGTTCGACTCCGAGGAGGAGGCGGTCGCCCTCGCGAACGACACCTGGGGCGGCCTGTGCGGTTCGGTCTGGACCGCATCGCCCGAGTCGGCGCAGCGCGTGGGATCGCAGCTGGTCTGCGGCTACGTGTGGGTGAACGACCACGGCGCCACCCGCCTCGACCTACGCGCGCCTTTCGGCGGCATGAAGCAGTCCGGCTTCGGACGCGAGCAGGGCATCGAGGGGGTACGCGCCTTCCAGGACACCCGGTCGATCGCCACGATCGACCCCGAGGCCCTGGCGGCGATGGCGCACTGA
- a CDS encoding MarR family winged helix-turn-helix transcriptional regulator — protein sequence MATDRNRHAHGVEPPESAVVEPLADVIDPDAFTPRLLALLSNALVWRESHELRRQFDLGTNEWRVISALAMNPGFSASEVSEFLVVNKAIVSKSVTTLVQRGLVVLAEGARGSRPMYLTAAGAAMHDDMLPISLRGQEIILAHMTPAEVTRLNALLRKMLDEMRVLQSIDNESWLADAGASRKG from the coding sequence ATGGCAACTGATCGCAACCGTCATGCCCACGGCGTCGAGCCGCCCGAGAGCGCGGTCGTCGAGCCCTTGGCCGATGTGATCGATCCGGACGCGTTCACCCCGCGCCTGCTCGCGCTGCTCTCCAATGCACTGGTGTGGCGCGAGTCGCACGAGCTCCGGCGTCAGTTCGATCTGGGCACCAACGAGTGGCGCGTCATCTCCGCACTCGCGATGAACCCCGGCTTCTCCGCATCGGAGGTCTCGGAGTTCCTGGTCGTCAACAAGGCGATCGTCTCCAAGAGCGTGACGACCCTTGTACAGCGGGGTCTCGTGGTGCTCGCCGAGGGCGCACGCGGATCGCGGCCCATGTATCTGACCGCAGCGGGCGCCGCCATGCACGACGACATGCTGCCGATCTCGCTTCGCGGACAGGAGATCATCCTGGCCCACATGACGCCGGCCGAGGTCACCCGGCTGAATGCGCTGCTGCGCAAGATGCTCGACGAGATGCGGGTGCTCCAGAGCATCGACAACGAGTCCTGGCTCGCGGATGCGGGCGCCTCCCGCAAGGGCTGA
- a CDS encoding S41 family peptidase — protein sequence MPATTPAARPKRRRRRMVVTTITLGALAGAVVAVVVAADVYGPRFGFYLVPPSVEKYAEIAVERLDGGYHADDPEWPAARAAILDAASSAADYAELYPLLEQGTQIVGGRHSRFLPAGGDPSADPAETSPQPTVGSVSGITTIVLPEMVSPRAEDLQAYATTVADGIDESAAGTCGWVDLRGNRGGNMNPMLSGLAALLPDGAALSFVDRSGAATPVTIEPRGVAVAGNVAVDVGARKKVTGAPIAVLQDEWTASSGEAVLASFRGVAGVRTFGTDSAGYTSANVSHTLFDGATIVLTESLYVDRTGRNYEEGVIVPDERSTDAEADARAWLGEQGCTG from the coding sequence GTGCCCGCGACCACCCCTGCCGCTCGCCCGAAGCGCCGCCGTCGGCGCATGGTGGTCACGACGATCACCCTCGGCGCGCTCGCCGGAGCCGTCGTCGCCGTCGTCGTCGCCGCCGACGTCTACGGTCCGCGGTTCGGTTTCTATCTCGTGCCTCCATCCGTCGAGAAGTACGCGGAGATCGCCGTCGAACGGCTCGACGGCGGCTACCACGCGGACGACCCGGAGTGGCCGGCGGCGCGGGCCGCCATCCTGGACGCGGCGAGCTCGGCCGCCGACTACGCCGAGCTGTATCCGCTCCTGGAGCAGGGGACGCAGATCGTCGGGGGGCGGCACTCGCGCTTCCTGCCGGCGGGCGGGGATCCCTCCGCCGACCCCGCCGAGACCTCCCCGCAGCCGACGGTCGGCTCGGTGTCGGGCATCACGACCATCGTGCTGCCCGAGATGGTCTCTCCGCGCGCGGAGGACCTTCAGGCCTACGCGACGACCGTCGCGGACGGCATCGACGAATCGGCTGCAGGCACCTGCGGGTGGGTCGATCTGCGTGGCAACCGCGGGGGCAACATGAACCCGATGCTCTCGGGGCTCGCCGCGCTGCTTCCCGACGGCGCGGCGCTGTCGTTCGTCGACCGCAGCGGCGCCGCCACGCCCGTCACCATCGAGCCCCGGGGAGTCGCGGTCGCCGGCAACGTCGCCGTCGACGTCGGGGCTCGGAAGAAGGTCACCGGCGCGCCGATCGCAGTCCTGCAAGACGAGTGGACCGCATCCAGCGGAGAGGCCGTGCTCGCATCCTTCCGCGGCGTGGCCGGCGTCCGCACGTTCGGGACGGACAGTGCCGGCTACACGTCCGCGAACGTGAGTCACACGTTGTTCGACGGCGCGACGATCGTGCTCACCGAGAGCCTCTACGTCGATCGGACAGGCCGCAACTATGAGGAGGGTGTCATCGTGCCGGACGAGCGCTCGACGGACGCCGAGGCGGATGCGCGCGCCTGGCTGGGGGAGCAGGGCTGCACGGGCTGA
- a CDS encoding methylenetetrahydrofolate reductase, with translation MARNTPAPDPAASLALLDGFSLEMTGKDIPGLEEARDVIPAGTKINVTFLGNEDLDMRVAAAKAVKDAGFVPVPHVSARRLASAAQLEEFLDRLQQVGATEHVFAVGGDPAEPEGPYPDSLSVIRSGILQKYGVREVSIAGYPEGHPDIPTDVLWRHLEDKSAALADAGLGQVILTQFAFDTDPVIDWIDGVRERGVTAEIRIGTPGPAGIKRLITFARRFGVGANAMIVKKYGFSLTNLMGTAGPDRFIGDLGALVAQKDSRGPVKIHFYTFGGLRATSDWARDYIAAQS, from the coding sequence GTGGCACGTAACACCCCCGCACCCGACCCGGCCGCATCCCTCGCACTCCTCGACGGCTTCTCGCTCGAGATGACCGGCAAGGACATCCCCGGGCTCGAAGAGGCCCGCGACGTCATCCCCGCCGGGACCAAGATCAACGTCACCTTCCTCGGCAACGAGGATCTCGATATGCGCGTCGCGGCGGCCAAGGCCGTGAAGGACGCCGGGTTCGTCCCCGTCCCGCACGTGTCGGCCCGCCGACTCGCCTCGGCGGCCCAGCTGGAGGAGTTCCTCGATCGCCTGCAGCAGGTGGGTGCCACCGAGCACGTCTTCGCCGTCGGTGGCGACCCGGCCGAGCCCGAGGGGCCCTACCCCGACTCGCTGAGCGTCATCCGCTCCGGCATCCTGCAGAAGTACGGCGTGCGCGAGGTCTCGATCGCCGGCTACCCCGAGGGACACCCCGACATCCCCACGGATGTGCTGTGGCGCCACCTCGAGGACAAGTCGGCGGCCCTCGCGGATGCGGGCCTCGGCCAGGTCATCCTGACGCAGTTCGCCTTCGACACCGACCCGGTCATCGACTGGATCGACGGGGTGCGCGAGCGCGGTGTCACCGCGGAGATCCGCATCGGCACGCCGGGCCCCGCGGGCATCAAGCGCCTGATCACCTTCGCCCGCCGCTTCGGCGTCGGCGCGAACGCGATGATCGTGAAGAAGTATGGGTTCTCGCTCACCAATCTGATGGGAACGGCGGGCCCCGACCGGTTCATCGGCGACCTCGGAGCGCTCGTCGCGCAGAAGGACTCGCGCGGACCTGTCAAAATTCACTTCTACACGTTCGGCGGTCTGCGGGCGACATCCGACTGGGCCCGCGACTACATCGCCGCGCAGTCCTGA
- the purU gene encoding formyltetrahydrofolate deformylase, with protein sequence MSLHKDALRDHACLIVHGPDQPGLVAAVTALITRNKANIVTLDQYSDNPEGGAFFQRVVFHRPDLAAAIGDIEADLAQTLEPYGMQWRLTDQSVPKRMAILASTSDHCLLELLWRHRRGELNVTIPMVISNHTNTAEDVRSFGIPFFHVPSQGPDKSEAEREIVKLLAGNVDFVVLARYMQILTDDFLEGVGVPVINIHHSFLPAFIGAGPYKKAKERGVKLIGATSHYVTKDLDEGPIIEQDVARVDHSMTAADLQARGAYVERAVLSRAVQWHAEDRVIRHGNHTIVFT encoded by the coding sequence ATGTCCCTGCACAAAGACGCCCTGCGTGACCACGCCTGCCTGATCGTGCACGGCCCCGACCAGCCCGGGCTCGTCGCCGCCGTCACCGCACTCATCACGCGCAACAAGGCGAACATCGTCACGCTCGACCAGTACTCGGACAACCCCGAGGGCGGCGCGTTCTTCCAGCGCGTCGTCTTCCACCGGCCCGACCTGGCAGCGGCGATCGGCGACATCGAAGCCGACCTCGCTCAGACGCTGGAGCCCTACGGGATGCAGTGGCGCCTGACCGACCAGTCGGTGCCGAAGCGGATGGCGATCCTCGCCTCCACGAGCGATCACTGCCTGCTCGAGCTGCTGTGGCGCCACCGCCGGGGCGAGCTCAATGTCACGATCCCGATGGTGATCTCCAACCACACGAACACCGCTGAGGACGTGCGCTCGTTCGGCATCCCCTTCTTCCACGTGCCCTCGCAGGGGCCGGACAAGTCGGAGGCCGAGCGCGAGATCGTCAAGCTCCTCGCCGGCAACGTCGACTTCGTCGTGCTGGCGCGCTACATGCAGATCCTCACCGACGACTTCCTCGAGGGCGTCGGCGTGCCGGTCATCAACATCCACCACTCCTTCCTTCCCGCCTTCATCGGCGCCGGCCCCTACAAGAAGGCCAAGGAACGCGGCGTCAAACTCATCGGCGCCACCAGCCACTACGTCACCAAGGACCTCGATGAGGGCCCGATCATCGAGCAGGACGTCGCCCGCGTCGACCACTCGATGACCGCCGCCGACCTTCAGGCCCGCGGTGCGTACGTCGAGCGGGCCGTACTCTCGCGCGCCGTGCAGTGGCACGCCGAAGACCGTGTCATCCGGCACGGCAACCACACCATCGTCTTCACCTGA